In Desulfobacter hydrogenophilus, the genomic stretch CGTGATCGCCAAAAACCACCCGGCTTTTTTCCACCTGCTTGCATCGGCTTCCGCCTTAAATCTATGTCTTGTGCTCATTAACCGACGACTGGGCGAAGATGAACTGGCCCATGCCCTTGATGACACCACGCCACAGGTGGTCATTTATGATAACGAAATAAAAGATAAAATCGGTCCTCTGATTCAGGACAGAACCGGCATTGCTCACAGCTTTAACCTGGCGGAGGACTTTTCCACCCTCTATGCGTCTGACACCCAGGGTGCCATTGGACTGGCCGACGATTCAGACCCGGACCTTGCCTACATTATTATTCACACCGCAGCCGTCCAGGGTAAGCCACGGGGGGCGGTGCTCAGCCAGGCAAACCTTATCCTGGCCAACCTTCAGCTCGTGCATGCCTATGGTCTGGACAACACTAAAGCATATTTAAATATTTTACCCCTGTTTCACATCATGGGGGTGAATATCGGGCTTGCCACGCTCATGGCCGGCGGGAAAAATGTGATTATGGACCAATTTTCCCCTCAATCCAGTCTTGACCTGATCCGGGAACAGAATGTGTCGATGTTCGGCTCCTTCCCGCCGATTTTGGGTCGTATTCTGGAATGCATCCAGTGCCAGGATACGCCGCTGGATCTGTCCAGCCTTGAAATTGTTGCGGGCCTTGAAAACCCGGAAACCGCCGAACAGTGGGAAGCCGCTACAGGGTCAAAATTCTGGATCATGTACGGACAGACTGAAACCTCCGGCCTTATTACGTTTTCCCCTATTTTTGAGGCGCCCGGATCAGCGGGCAGAGTCTCGCCCCTGGTCAGGATGATCGTTGTTGATGATCTGGATAATGCCCTTCCGGCAGGCAGTGTCGGAGAAATCCTTGTCAAAGGCCCCCTGGTGTTCAAGGGGTACTGGAATGCCGACGAGCTGAATTCATTTACATTCAGAAACGGCTGGCACCATACCGGCGACATGGGACAGCTGGATGAAAACGGCTACCTTTATTTCAAAGGCCGCAAGCCGGAAAAGGAATTAATCAAACCCGGCGGGGAAAACGTGTTTCCTGCAGAGGTGGAAAAGGCTCTTGTCAGCCATGAAGCCGTAGACAAGGCATGTGTCTTCGGGGTTCCGGATGCGGAATTTGGAGAGGCCATCAAGGCCGTATGTTCCCTGAATGTTGGCTGTACCGTTGAAGAAAAAGAGCTAATCGCCTATACCGGCAACCTGATTGCCGGTTTTAAGAAACCAAAATCTATTGTGTTTGTTGATCCGTTGCCCCTGACTGCGGCAGGAGACATCGACCGTTTTGCAATTAAAGAAAAATATACCCACGGGCAATAAATATCATACACCAGGTAAGCCCGGCACAGTCCTTGTCGACAAAGTTTTTTGTCCCAACGACTGTGCCATACAGCTTTTTTTAGCCATTTTGCTTTCCATACGATTTTTTATTCTCCCTTCCCTATTGTTCAATAATGGTTACTTCTTTATTGACCAACATAAAAGTTATTTGTATAAAACTTATCCGCAATGATGCTAAAAAGCGTCACAAGATAGATTGCGAATTATAACAAGGAGTCCTTTAATGACCGTTATCAACCTGAGGCAAATGAAAAGAAATCAAACCGGGGTCATCACTTCGGTCAAAGCGCAAGGCGAAATGGGCCGCCGTATAAGGGATATGGGTATTGTTCCAGGAAAGGAGATCACCATCCAGGGCCGGGCTCCGCTTTATGATCCGGTGGCATTGCGGATTATGGGATTCACGTTGAGTTTAAGAAACAATGAAGCCGATTATATCCAGGTGGAGGTGGAATAAAATGAGCGTCGTCATTGCCCTTGCAGGGAATCCAAACGCGGGGAAAACAACCCTTTTCAACGAATTGACAGGTGCTCGCCAGCAGGTGGGCAACTACCCCGGGGTCACGGTTGAAAAAAAACAGGGAATCTGCGTTTCCGAAGCCGGTACCTTTGAAATCATAGACCTTCCCGGCACCTATTCCCTGACCGCCTATTCCCTGGAAGAGGTGGTGGCAAGGGACTATCTGGTCAATGAAAAACCTGACATGGTCGTTAATATTGTGGATGCCTCAAACCTGGAACGTAACCTTTACCTGTCTGTGCAGTTTATGGAAATGGGCATTCCGGTCTGCCTGGCCTTAAACATGATGGATGTGGCTCAAAAAAGAGGCATAGAAATTGATGTTGACAGATTGTCCGAGCTTTTGGGTATTCCTGTGGTGCCCATGGTGGCAAGGACAGGCAAAGGCAAAAAAGAGCTGCTGGCGCAGGTCGCAAAGGGGATTGACAAACCTGCCTCGCCTTTGTTTATTTCCTATGGCCAGGACATTGACAAAGCCCTGGATGAAATGGAAGAAATTATAGAGGAAAACCACTTTTTAACAGACATCTATCCCGCTCGCTGGGTGGGCCTTAAATATTTTGAAAACGATACTCAGATTCTTGAGCTTGGTGCCACCCGAGATCAAGAAACAGCCGACAAACTTATGGACATTGGGGAAAAACTCCAGCGCCATATGTCTGCGACCCTTGACGTCCATCCCGAAGGTATGATTGCCGATCAGCGATACGGATTTATCAACTCCGTACTCAAACAGAATGTGATCCGGTTCGCTTACGACCGTAACCGGCTCCAGCGTTCGGACCAGATCGATAAGGTGCTGACAAATCGGTTTTTAGGACCCTTGATTATGGTGGGGGTGCTGGCAGCCCTGTACCAGTTTACCTTTACCTACAGTGCCTTGCCGGTTGAATGGGTTGATGGGATTTTTGGCTGGATCAGCGGTGTGACGGATGCGGTTCTACCCGACGGCCTGCTCAAATCCATGATCGTCTCCGGAATCATTGATGGTGTGGGCGGTGTCATGGGGTTTGTGCCGTTGATTATGTTCATGTTTTTAGGCATCTCGTTTATTGAGGATTCAGGATACCTGGCCAGAATGGCCTTTATGCTGGACCGGGTATTTCGGATATTTGGGCTTCACGGCAGTTCGGTCATGGCATTTATCGTTTCCGGGGGTATTGCCGGCGGATGTGCTGTGCCCGGCGTTATGGCGGCCCGGACCCTGAAATCTCCCCGGGAACGGCTGGCCACACTTCTAACCGTGCCGTTCATGAACTGCGGTGCCAAACTGCCGGTGTATGCCCTGCTGATCGCAGCCTTTTTTCCCAAAAAACAGGCCATGATCATGGTTCTTCTTACTCTTATTTCCTGGATCGGCGCCCTTCTGGTGGCAAAATTGTTGAGAACCACAGTGATTCGGGGTGAATCCACCCCCTTTGTCATGGAACTGCCCCCTTATCGTTTTCCCACGCTTAAGGGCCTTTGGATCCACACGTGGGAAAGGACCTGGCAGTATATGAAAAAAGCCGGGACCGTCATCCTGGGTATCTCCATTCTCCTTTGGGCCATGATGACCTTTCCCGGGCTGGATGACACCACCACGGCGCAATTTGAATCCCGGCGTACAGCTATTACCGATGCAGTTACGGCAGACGTTTTAAAGGAAATTGAAACCGTCGATAACGCCGCGGAGCTTTCCCCTGAAGCCCGGAAGTTAAAGGATGCCCTGGCCGGTATTGACGGTCAGCAAGCCCAGACCAGACTGGAAAACTCTGTTGCAGGCAGAATGGGTAAAGCCCTTGAAAAAATTTCTTACCTGGCCGGATTTGACTGGCGGACCAATATCGCCCTTGTGGGTGGTTTTGCTGCCAAGGAGGTGGTGGTCTCCACATTGGGAACTGCTTATTCCCTTGGGGATGTGGACCCTGAAAGCACAGACTCCCTGGGAGAACGGCTTGCCAAAGCCCCTGGATGGGGGCCTGTAACCGCTTTTGCCCTGATGATTTTTACGATTTTTTACGCCCCCTGTTTTGTTACCGTTGTATGCATTGCCCGGGAAACCGGATCATGGAAATGGGCGGCGTTTTCAGTGGGATTTAATACCGTCCTGGCCTTTGTGTTGTCGGTGTTGACCTACCAGGTCGGTTCCCTGCTCGTTAATTAAAAAAATACAAGCTCCCGGGAAACTGAAACTACCCGGGAAGGAGGAAGAAATGGGAAATATTCTGGTTGGACTGATTGTGGCCATAGCTCTGTTTTATACGATAAAAAGAATGATCAATGCGTTTAAAGGACAGTCTTCGTGCAGTTGCGGATGCGAAGGGTGTACGCCCAACCCGGAGAAGAACTGCTGCAACCCCAAAGAGGGTTCGGACACTGACCCGCCGGTCATAAAATAACCGGAAACGAATAATGGATACCCCAGGCGCGTTTACTGCAAAAATATACGATCCAATCCTCTATTTTGCCCTGAAAAATATCCGGCAGGATATAATCCGGCTGATCCCGGACTATGACGCACGCATCCTGGATCTGTGCTGCGGCACAGGTGATCAGCTGAAACGATTGGCCGATGCCGGTTTCAGCAATTTAACCGGTGTGGATGTATCCCCGGACATGCTCAAGGTCGCCGGAAAAGGCAACAAAATTGCCACGCTGCTGACGTGCGATGTCCAGCACACAGGACTGCCGGGTGCAAATTTTGACATCATCATTATTTCCCTTGCCGTACATGAAAAACCTGCCCATGTGCAAAATAATATGCTGGCCGAGGCCAAGCGTCTGTTGGCGCCTGGTGGGCAACTTATTCTGGTTGATTTTTCTCTGGATGATCAGGCCAAGATGACCAGCAGGATTGCTGCAACCATGATTGAACGCCTGGCCGGCAAAACCCACTATCGACATTTTAAAGCCTATGTAAACAACGGCGGTATGCCCCCTGTTATCCAAGAATTTTTTAAAATCAAGCAACAGATCCGGCACGCCCGGGGTGTCATCAGCATCTGGATGGTGACGGGAAAAGAACGGAGATGAATTGGAAAGCTGGTCAACCTATCTATTGAAATGTTCCGATTCCTCTTTGTATTGCGGTGTCACAAATGATCTGGAAAAACGCCTGGCAAGTCACAATCAGGGTACTGCGTCAAAATATACCCGGTCCCGAATCCCGGTGACACTTGCAGCCGTTCGGCATAAGCTGTCTAAGTCCGAGGCACACAAATTAGAATATATGATTAAAAAGACCCGGACAGACAAAAAAATTAAAACGTTATTAGATTGGGATTTCAGTAATGAAAGCGGTTAAAATACCCTATGACCAATTAAGCCCTGACGCCCTTGTCGGTGTTGTTGAAGAGTTCGTCACCCGTGACGGTACCGATTACGGGGAGTGTGAAGTGCCCCTGGAGACTAAAATAAACCAGGTTATGGATCAGCTTCGAAACGGAGACGCCGTTCTTCTTTTTGATGCGGAATCGGAAACCTGTAATATCTTCAGGGCCAATGATCCTATCTTGAAATTTGTAAAGTAGAAATATTAAAGGCGGGATAAAGAATCCCCCGCCTTCTCCTTGATTTTTTTTCGTTCAAACCCTATTTATAATCGTAAAATCCTTTGCCGGTCTTGCGCCCTAACCAGCCGGCTTCCACGTATCTTCTCAACAGCGGGCAGGGTCTGTATTTTGAGTCTTTGAATCCGTCATACAGGGTTTCCATGATGGCAAGGCAGGTGTCCAGGCCAATGAGGTCGGCAAGGGTCAACGGCCCCATGGGATGGGCCATACCAAGCTTCATGACCGTATCAATGTCCTCTTTGGTGCCGACGCTCTGGTAGAGACAGAAAACAGCCTCATTGATCATAGGCATCAGGATCCGGTTGGCAATGAACCCGGGATAATCATTGGCTTCCGCCGGGACTTTGCCGAATTTTTTAGATAGATCCCAGGTCACGTTAAAGGTCTCTTTGGAAGTGGCAATCCCCTTGATGACCTCCACAAGTTTCATCATGGGTACAGGGTTCATGAAGTGCATGCCGATTACCTTGTCCGGCCGGGAGGTCTGGGCGGCGATGCTGCCGATGGGTATGGATGAGGTGTTGCTGGCCAGGATCACGTTCCCAGGGCAGGCCTCATCCAGGTCTCTGAATATTTGAAATTTCAGGTCTTGGCGTTCCACGGCTGCTTCCACCACGAAATCAGCTTTGGCCATATCCTTCAAATCCGTGGTGGTGGTTATCCTGGCAAGGGTGGTATCCTTATCAGCCTGGGTTATTTTTTCTTTTTTTAATAAACGATCCAGGGAGCCTGCAATTGTCGCAAGACCTTTTTCGCAGAACGCTTCTTTAATATCGCTCATGATTACATTCATCCCTGCCGCAGCAGCTACCTGGGCAATGCCGTTGCCCATCTGACCGGAACCAACAACACCAAAGGTTTTTACTTCCATTGTCCTGTTCTCCTATGCATTCAACTTGAAAAAAATTTTTTATTTAGGACAGGCACTATTTAGTGCCTGAACAAAAACCCGTGTTTGAACGGCTCGTTAGAGGCACTTAAGCTTCTCTAACGAGCCGTTCAAACACTACCTACCGATTGACAACCAGTGCCACCGCCTCCCCGCCACCCAAACACAGCGAAGCAAGACCGGTTTTCACATCTCTTTTGGCCATTTCATACAATAGCGTGGTCAGAACCCTTGTTCCGGAGGCACCGATGGGATGGCCCAAAGACACAGAACCGCCGTTCACGTTCACTTTTTCCGGGTCCAGTTCCAGGACCTTGTTAATGCCGGTTGAGGTGCCGGCAAAGGCTTCGTTGATCTCAAAAAGGCCCACGTCATTCACGCTGATGCCCTGCTTTTTTAACACCTTGGGAATGGCGTAAATGGGTGCCATGAGCACATATTTCATATCAATACCATAGGATGCCTGGGCACCAATTTCAGCCATGATCGTGCAGCCCAGCGCCTTTGCTTTTGATTCGCTCATGACGATCACGGCGCTTGCGCCATCGGAGATGATGGAGGCATTGCCTGCGGTGCCCACGCCATCTTTTTTAAAAGCAGGCTTCATTTTGGACAAAAACTCAAAGCTTGTCTCCTTGGGGCATTCGTCCGTATCAAAAATTTTGGGATCACCCTTTCTCTGGGGGATTGAAACGGGCATAATCTCATCTTTAAATCGTCCCTGGGCCACAGCCTTGTTGGCTCTTTCATAGGACTGGGCCGCAAATCGATCCTGGTCCTCACGCGTTACATCCCAGCGCTCGGAGCAAAGCTCATTGGACATGCCCATGTGAAAATCATTGACAACGTCCCACAGACCGTCATGGACCATATGGTCGTCAATGCGGCCCGGCCCCATGCGATGCCCCCATCTGGCCTTGTCCATATAATAGGGCGCCATGCTCATGGTCTCCATGCCGCCGGCCACCACCACATCAGCATCGCCGCACTGGATGGCCTGGGCGGCCAGCATAACGGCTTTAAGCGATGATCCGCACACTTTGTTTATGGTAATAGCTTCCACTTCCCAGGGCAGACCCGACTTAACCACCGCCTGTTTTCCCGGATTCTGGCCGTACCCGCAGGGCAGAACCATACCCATGATGCATTCATCCACCACGGCATCCTCGATATCAGCACGTCGGATTGCTTCCCTGATTACAAGGCCCCCAAGTGTTGTGGCCCCGATGCCGCTTAATGAACCGCCAAAACTGCCTAAAGGGGTTCGGGTGGCACTGACGATTACTGCTTTATTCATTTTACGCTCCTTTATTTCTTTACCCTGTTTTTCTTGGGCCAAAACTCCAGGCATCCTATGAGCCTATGCTTCACGATCTTTTTTAAGTTAGTTCTGTATTACATATTTCGTTGATATTTTCCACCCACTTCATAAAAGGCAGGCGCAAAGCCCCTGCAGGATGGTCCGGATATGCTTCAATTGGATTTTTTTGGCAGTGCCGGAAAAGGCCCGAGGATAGGGAGAGAGACCTCGCGAAGGTCAGTCCTTTTAGTAAATAAGACCCAAAATAAAGTCTGTCTGGGTGGAAATGTACTGGTCTATAGTAAAATTTTTTTTAAGATACCACCGCCGAAAGGCCCACATATGACCGAGCACTGAAATGTTGTGCCCTACCAGACTGCATGTTTTTTCATCCAGGTAGGGGAACTCATTTTTTCCGGACAGCCGGGTCAGAGCCGTAACAAATGTATTGGAAATATCCAGTTCGGTTTCCAAAATCCTTTTTTTCCATTTATCCGGCAGAAATTGGGTGACCTGGTACATGAGCAGAACATGATCCGCCATTTTATCACACACAATAAAATACTGGCGAATGGCTGCAGCCAGTTGTGCCTTTTCGCAGACCCCACCGGACAGGGCCTCTTCTACTGCATTCTGTACCTCCTCGTGGATGGCGCTGCACACCAGATACAAAAGATCTTCCTTGGAGCTGATATACTCATATAAAGAGCCGATGGAAAAGCCGGCAGCCTTGGCAATCATCCGTGTAGTGGTATTGTGGTAACCATGTTCGATGGACAGATTGACCGTGGCATCAATGATCTGCTGACGTCGTTCACGGACAAGCTTCTCATTTTTTATTTGAGTTGGCACCTCTGCACCGGATGCAGGGTGCGCCTTTTGCCGGGCCATGGGTGCTCCTTAAGATGACCAAAAATATTCAAATCCTCCCGGGGCCGGACCAACCGTGTCCCCGGGAGGGAATATTATGGGGTATGCGTCATTGATGGATGAGCCTTAAATGCAGATATCAGGGCTCAGACGTAATACCGGTACCGGGCTGTGACGGAAAATTTTCTCAATGGTGCTGCCCAAAACAAATTTGACCGAGCGACTGTGACCTAAGGGGCCTAGAACCAGGGCGTCTGCCCTGAGATCTTTTGTGGCAGAAAGGATCTGCTCACAAGGGTCTCCCGAAACAATGGTGATATCAATCCCTGGCAAATCCCCAATGCCTGCCGCCTTTATTTGATCCTCAAGCCGGTCCCTTCGCCGTTGTTTGGCCTTGGGTAAAAATTGTTCTTCAGAAAAGGTGTTTTCAGGGATATAATGGGATTTAATCCAGGCAAGTTCCTTGGTGCCGATGCAATGGACCACATGAAGCTTTGCCCCTGTTGTTTTTGCAATCCATCCCGCCCGGGCCAGAATATGTTCGGTCCAGGGCGAAAAGTCCACCGCTGCTATAATGTTTTGCAGTTCTCCGGGTTCCGGCTGTTCGTTGCCTGAGTACATTCGCTTAAAGATATGTTTGTCCCTGACACTGAACAACGCCTTTTTGCAGTGACGGAATACAAATTCCGCTGCACTGCCGAACATGAAACTGGACAGATTGGAACGCCCTTTGTTGGCCATGACCACAAGGTCAGGATCGACCTCATCAATCATGCTGAGGATCTCTTCGGCAGGATATCCCATTTTGATACGGACATCGGTTTTGCCGTCGAATTTAGGATAATGTGTCCGGATCAGGTCCCTGATCTGGGCAATCCTGTGTTGTTTAAGTTCCTCCAAGTACTCCTTGGTGTCCTCCCTGCAGGGGTACATCATTCCGGCCATATACACCGGATTAACCTCGCGCAACGGGACAATGGAACAAATGGTGACTTTGATATCTGCCTGTCCGGCCAGCCCCAGGGCATAGCCCAGGGTCATGGATGAGTAATCTGACAGGTCAATACACGCCATAATGTGGTTGAACCGGTTCATTGTCTACTCCTGAATTTATAGAGACGTATACATTTTTTTGTGTCCATGACCAGAACGGATTAATCCTTTGTCTTTGTAATACGATTAGCGCCCGTTGAGGTAAAAAAAATGTTTTAAATTCATGGACAACTTTTTTATAGATTGTAGCACCTTCATATATGGTTGTATAGGCAACGGAATGGATTTTCAGATTGCCGATTAAAAATCAAAATGAAATGTTTATTAGCAATAAATTAACACATTGTTTTAATCAAATTCAAGTTATGAAAAAGACACCTGTCACCATCCGGAGGTAAAAAATTGTGGACTTGCCTATTTTTATAAATTAAAGTTTATGGTCGAGGGGGCGGAACCACTATGTATAAGGGGAAAGAAATATGACCGATTTTAACCCCAGCTCTTTGGCGGATTTGATGATTAAGGTTGCCTGGAAGGATCAGGGCTATTTTCATCAGGAATATTATTTTGCTAAAAATTTTAATTTTTACCGGGATGTTTTTCCCGGAACCTTGATGAAAACAGCGTGTGACGCATTGCACGATTCAAATACCTTCAGGGTTCATGTCGCGGAAGGCCGCCTGGTACCGCCTTATTCAGAAAATAAAGTTTTTTCTTTGCCGTTAAGCCGGGTGGACCTGGATGATAAACTCATTGTCGTTCCCAATCGCTTTTATCCACGCCAGATTTTAAAAGGGGTGCCCGGCATTTTTAAAGGAAATTTTATTCCCTTCCGGGTAGCCGGGATAAATGAGACCCATCTGACCGCGGATTTGAACCATCCTCTCAGCCTGAAAGAACTGGACCTTGAATTTTGTCTTTTAGATTCCCGTATCCGCTCCCGGGAGCGGGGCGGAGCATCTACGGACTGGCTGGAAATGGCCCTTGACGGGCCGGGGATTCAGGCCGCTGTTTTTAACGGTTTTGTCTGTGCCATGGATGCGCTGACTTTTGAGCGCAAAGACCCTGGCCGGGATGTAGATTTTTATTCGGTAGATCGGCTGCTTGGTCATCTTGACGACCAAGCTCATGAAAATTTAGTTGGAATTTATCAAGATTTTTTTGGCGATCATGATGCTGTTTTGGATCTGATGGCAGGCTGGCAGTCCCATTTGCCGGACAGGACCAGATTTTCAAAGGTATCCGGTTTAGGCATGAACCCTCATGAGATGGATAAAAACCCTTGTCTGACGGATTTTTTGGTCCATGATCTCAATGAATCTCCTGTGCTGCCATACGAAGATGCTGCGTTTGACCATGCCATTTGTTCTTTGTCCGTGGAATACCTGACCAGTCCTGTGGCTGTGTTTAAAGAAGTGGCCCGGGTTCTGAAACCAGGCGGCCGGTTTATTGTCTCTTTTTCCAATCGGTGGTTCCCGGAAAAGAGCATTTCCCTCTGGGAAAATCTTCATGAGTTTGAGCGGGTTGGACTGGTGATGGCATACTTTGCCGCATCCGGTTGTTTTAACGATTTTGAAACCCGGTCGGTCCGGGGATATCCACGGCCCTTTGACGATCCGCATATCAATAAAACCCATATGTCCGATCCGATTTATGCCGTTGCCGGGACCGTAATTTAAGGGATTTTGAAAAGATACCACAAATTTTGCGCCGAATTTTTATTTGTATTTAAGGCGCGTGAACTCAAAGCCACTGAATGCGGCAATGGCCCGATTCTTTGCAGGCGGTGATGCTTGGGCGAACGGCTGCCATGTCGAAACCATAGGGGACTTAGAGATACTCTTTGTGTCGGTCCTGGATTTGGGGATTTCCAATGACTTGATGCTTTTGTTAAAATCATATAATATACTTGCTTCCACGTCGTGTTCAAAAGGGCCTGTAACCATGGTCCGGGGCAAAGAATTCTTTAACGTTGGGGTATTCCGGAAGATAAAAGGGCAATAGTATCCTTACAGATGTTGCATATATTACACCTGAGATACTATCCGGCACCTTATTGCGCCGTCTTTTCATGCAAGAAGTACATTGTATTACAGGTAAGACTTAAATGAGCGATAAACCCAGTTACGAAATGCTTGAGCAACAGATCAAACGACTGGAAACCTCCATCCAGGGCGCCCGCCGGGCAGAATTGATCAATAGAACGCTGTTTTATATTGCCTCCGATTTGACCACCTGCGGTTCCCTTGCGGATCTGTATGCCTCCATATACAAACGGGTCTCGGGTCTTATGGATATCCCCAATTTTTTTATAGCCATTTATCATAAAGAGCAAAAAGCCATACAGTACGTATTTCGCAGGGACGCGCAGTCAGATTTTTCTCCTGAGTGGATATACAATTTTTCTGTAAAGCCTTCGTTGACCGGTGATGTAATTATAAACAAAGCGCCGTTACTTCTGGATGAACACCAGCTTATGGATCTTGGAGCCAAAGGCAGGGTTATGGGGCGACTGCCTAAAAATTGGCTGGGTATTCCGTTGATGGTCAAGGGCGAAGTGATCGGCGTGATGGCGGTAAAAAGTTATACCAATGCCGTCAAATACAATGAAGGGCATGTGGAACTGCTCAGTTTTGTTTCGGACACCATTGCCACGGCTATTAAAAAAAAGCAGACGGAGAATGAGCTCAGCAAAGCCAAAGAGCGCCTGATCCGTAGTCAGAAGCTTGAAGCCATTGCCACATTGGCAGGCGGCATTGCCCATGATTTTAATAACACCCTCTCCGTCACGCTTGGTAATATCAATCTGGCACAGATGGCAGCGGTAAGCGGGACCATCAGAGGATACCTGGATGACGCAGAACAATCGGTTCTCCAGGCAAAAAATTTGGCTTCTAAATTTGTAATTTTTTCAAGCAGCAGTACCGTGGGCATTAAAAACCACATTAACCTGACAGGATTTATTACCGTCACCCTTGATCAACTGAAACAGGAAAAAAATATTTTGTCCCGGCTTGAGGTCTTTGACCTGCCTCCTGTCATCGAAGCTGACAGCGAAGCCCTCAATGAAGCGCTGAAGAATGTTATCATCAATGCATCAGAAGCCATGGACAATAAATATCCGGTAAAGATAACAGCACAACTTTATCCCAAAAGAAAAGGTATGATTGTCATATCAATCACAGACCAGGGCAGAGGAATCAAGTCGGATCATTTAGAAAAAATTTTTAATCCCTATTTTTCCACCAAACCTAAAGGGGGGAATCGGGGAACCGGGCTCGGACTTTCCATTGTCTGGGCCATTGTGAAAAACCACCAGGGCAATATCCAGATTCGCTCCACCCTGGGGCAGGGCACTTGTGTGGATATCATTCTGCCCATTTTCCCAAAAGATACAGCCAAAGAAAACCTTAAGCCCAAAGCGGTGGAAGCCAAGGCAGTACGACCTGCCAGGGTGGCAACCCGAAAACCCCTTGTCCTGTGTATGGATGACGACGCCATGATTCTGGAAATCACGGAAATAATTCTTACCCAGCTGGGTTACGAGCCTGTCCTTGCAAAATCCGGTGAAGAGGCGGTGGAAAAATATCAGGCCTGTCTTGTGGAAGGTAAAATTATCGGCAAGGTGATCCTTGACCTTGAAGTGAAGCATGGCATGGGAGGCGAAGAGACCATGGAAAAGCTGCTGGCACTGAATCCTGGAATTAAGGGTATTGTGGCTTCTGGTTATCCCAATGATGCGGTCATGGAAAACTATGCTTTTTTCGGATTTTCTGCGGCACTATCCAAGCCCTTTTCCATCATGGCGCTGAAACAGGCTCTTGAAAATCTGTAAAACAGCCATGGGGGTGAGCTGGGCTATTGATATCCAGGTCCAACCCACAACAAAACATGAAAGTCCCTTAACAACTGATTGGGACTTTCATAACAATACAGGAAACAAAAGGTTTGTTATTTCCGCCGGATTTTTACTGAATTGGCATGGGCATCCAGGGCTTCGGTCCGGGCCAGGGTGATCACATCATCTGCTTCCTTTTCAAAGGCGGCTTTGGAATAATGGATCAGGCTGGTTTTCTTGGTAAAA encodes the following:
- a CDS encoding GIY-YIG nuclease family protein, giving the protein MESWSTYLLKCSDSSLYCGVTNDLEKRLASHNQGTASKYTRSRIPVTLAAVRHKLSKSEAHKLEYMIKKTRTDKKIKTLLDWDFSNESG
- a CDS encoding FeoA family protein — translated: MTVINLRQMKRNQTGVITSVKAQGEMGRRIRDMGIVPGKEITIQGRAPLYDPVALRIMGFTLSLRNNEADYIQVEVE
- a CDS encoding FeoB-associated Cys-rich membrane protein produces the protein MGNILVGLIVAIALFYTIKRMINAFKGQSSCSCGCEGCTPNPEKNCCNPKEGSDTDPPVIK
- a CDS encoding AMP-binding protein, translated to MNTPHQLTVFDFFHRNTQMNGPGCALYYNGETRSHLELFDDACRLTCGMAKLNLAAGTRVAVIAKNHPAFFHLLASASALNLCLVLINRRLGEDELAHALDDTTPQVVIYDNEIKDKIGPLIQDRTGIAHSFNLAEDFSTLYASDTQGAIGLADDSDPDLAYIIIHTAAVQGKPRGAVLSQANLILANLQLVHAYGLDNTKAYLNILPLFHIMGVNIGLATLMAGGKNVIMDQFSPQSSLDLIREQNVSMFGSFPPILGRILECIQCQDTPLDLSSLEIVAGLENPETAEQWEAATGSKFWIMYGQTETSGLITFSPIFEAPGSAGRVSPLVRMIVVDDLDNALPAGSVGEILVKGPLVFKGYWNADELNSFTFRNGWHHTGDMGQLDENGYLYFKGRKPEKELIKPGGENVFPAEVEKALVSHEAVDKACVFGVPDAEFGEAIKAVCSLNVGCTVEEKELIAYTGNLIAGFKKPKSIVFVDPLPLTAAGDIDRFAIKEKYTHGQ
- the feoB gene encoding ferrous iron transport protein B, whose translation is MSVVIALAGNPNAGKTTLFNELTGARQQVGNYPGVTVEKKQGICVSEAGTFEIIDLPGTYSLTAYSLEEVVARDYLVNEKPDMVVNIVDASNLERNLYLSVQFMEMGIPVCLALNMMDVAQKRGIEIDVDRLSELLGIPVVPMVARTGKGKKELLAQVAKGIDKPASPLFISYGQDIDKALDEMEEIIEENHFLTDIYPARWVGLKYFENDTQILELGATRDQETADKLMDIGEKLQRHMSATLDVHPEGMIADQRYGFINSVLKQNVIRFAYDRNRLQRSDQIDKVLTNRFLGPLIMVGVLAALYQFTFTYSALPVEWVDGIFGWISGVTDAVLPDGLLKSMIVSGIIDGVGGVMGFVPLIMFMFLGISFIEDSGYLARMAFMLDRVFRIFGLHGSSVMAFIVSGGIAGGCAVPGVMAARTLKSPRERLATLLTVPFMNCGAKLPVYALLIAAFFPKKQAMIMVLLTLISWIGALLVAKLLRTTVIRGESTPFVMELPPYRFPTLKGLWIHTWERTWQYMKKAGTVILGISILLWAMMTFPGLDDTTTAQFESRRTAITDAVTADVLKEIETVDNAAELSPEARKLKDALAGIDGQQAQTRLENSVAGRMGKALEKISYLAGFDWRTNIALVGGFAAKEVVVSTLGTAYSLGDVDPESTDSLGERLAKAPGWGPVTAFALMIFTIFYAPCFVTVVCIARETGSWKWAAFSVGFNTVLAFVLSVLTYQVGSLLVN
- a CDS encoding 3-hydroxybutyryl-CoA dehydrogenase, with amino-acid sequence MEVKTFGVVGSGQMGNGIAQVAAAAGMNVIMSDIKEAFCEKGLATIAGSLDRLLKKEKITQADKDTTLARITTTTDLKDMAKADFVVEAAVERQDLKFQIFRDLDEACPGNVILASNTSSIPIGSIAAQTSRPDKVIGMHFMNPVPMMKLVEVIKGIATSKETFNVTWDLSKKFGKVPAEANDYPGFIANRILMPMINEAVFCLYQSVGTKEDIDTVMKLGMAHPMGPLTLADLIGLDTCLAIMETLYDGFKDSKYRPCPLLRRYVEAGWLGRKTGKGFYDYK
- a CDS encoding YheU family protein — encoded protein: MKAVKIPYDQLSPDALVGVVEEFVTRDGTDYGECEVPLETKINQVMDQLRNGDAVLLFDAESETCNIFRANDPILKFVK
- a CDS encoding class I SAM-dependent methyltransferase: MDTPGAFTAKIYDPILYFALKNIRQDIIRLIPDYDARILDLCCGTGDQLKRLADAGFSNLTGVDVSPDMLKVAGKGNKIATLLTCDVQHTGLPGANFDIIIISLAVHEKPAHVQNNMLAEAKRLLAPGGQLILVDFSLDDQAKMTSRIAATMIERLAGKTHYRHFKAYVNNGGMPPVIQEFFKIKQQIRHARGVISIWMVTGKERR